In Drosophila teissieri strain GT53w chromosome 2R, Prin_Dtei_1.1, whole genome shotgun sequence, the following proteins share a genomic window:
- the LOC122613084 gene encoding uncharacterized protein LOC122613084 isoform X1: MNDILLFLCFYCEVHIVRSFLCFFQKFSKPTLSLRYTYMYVHIFIQKMDGNSMFILNADCILEIMKYVITDCQLNERHVKMGTLAYNDLINFVLAHEFFVKLLAYHHKILYKDLELVLACRTVKLLIDLRVNKQSNNGGFFWRSFLESFSDENPFDLQLSFQGLYVHIKITDISSGRTNQEKLKFDLTLTADALADIFRSNQNVTKLSFESTEVHGGLSDIIPHCANLEELRITLNAGDVASQYKPLVNLPNLKNILVTGLRRSESESLFFSNLRKWHRSSSLPPLALKIEDDLTGIHRPVMFATFNSLRYLLFNEKSWFHIFKAKYDVSAMKDDSNSIADSLATIILGESVKIQFIWSEGKLELKLHDNSDISQMGSFSKLPNLTRLVVQNKTYCSENPESLAEFLRSMAPNGSFALKSCKINYGQLHQAEIEELTKIKSLRFLACHLHDVPDINFSQMTNLQHMKLNFRKNYNDITSNVIHNLLSKCQVQATIFSKAVTITLRRNEKRLEIHLFNCNNIDFARGIAKLKGINTLVISGKQELDYLNMIFDAFAANLSTIEELDLSDLQPYLSDLESVRFEDISKVTEIQTIRSLRCCLSDVTGVQKLADLNKLENLEIYHSGDGNLTELFTKLAEKNTIKCISTGKLTHEEVLKITQMRSIKTLVCRLSVEDDLKFFAELANSSVEELIVLEHNYSVRDTPSLFSTIREKQLRLFDIWNKKLNFFETVDVTKITGLKRLCAGFVDLECAQILDRLPHLEDLTIGFIDMPATNNLENPLRVLSLKLPMTLKKLKICNWIGGSECECLTQFETLESLTCSLRIETGIDHLANIQNLKELLIHRVNDSLINLFRAFAQKSDSTLEKLQTPVTCSDDMREISKIKSLRTLNIDLTKMCDNLSDLGRLNELKSLSIIDSCGCKLNSDSFLPIFRSCQKLDRVDLEYCYGMALDLVSNVNNVLKSIRNPANQKPLQLSIFSESIYPKIHVEDIDESILNVFYSYEKNLRGYAIEFDSDKDDSEDSDSFDYEYNPDNKDSDDSDSLDYENNSDIDSDNDSFHYEYNSDEYLDEGGYE, from the exons ATGAATGAcattctcttgtttttgtgtttctatTGTGAAGTGCACATTGTTCGAAGCTTCTTGTGTTTTTTCCAAAAGTTT TCTAAACCAACCTTATCGCTTAGATATActtacatgtatgtacatatatttatacaaaaaatggaCGGAAACAGCATGTTTATTCTTAATGCCGACTGTATTttggaaataatgaaatacgTAATTACTGATTGCCAGTTAAATGAGCGCCATGTTAAAATGGGGACTCTTGCCTACAATGACTTAATAAACTTTGTTTTGGCACACGAGTTCTTCGTCAAATTGCTTGCGTATCATCACAAAATCCTTTACAAGGATCTTGAGTTGGTTCTAGCATGCAGGACCGTTAAGCTGCTTATAGATCTTCGAGTGAATAAGCAATCGAACAACGGAGGATTTTTCTGGAGATCCTTTCTTGAATCGTTCAGTGATGAAAATCCGTTCGATCTTCAACTGTCTTTTCAAGGCTtatacgtacatattaaaataacag aCATCTCATCGGGCCGCACCAACCAAGAAAAGTTAAAATTTGACTTAACGCTTACTGCAGACGCATTGGCTGACATTTTCCGCTCCAACCAAAATGTAACCAAGTTGAGCTTTGAAAGCACTGAAGTGCATGGAGGTCTATCTGATATCATACCCCATTGCGCCAATCTCGAGGAACTGAGAATCACGTTGAATGCAGGTGACGTGGCATCCCAATATAAACCGCTAGTAAACTTGCCCAAtctgaaaaacattttagttacTGGCTTACGAAGAAGCGAGTCGGAATCGCTGTTTTTTAGCAATTTAAGAAAGTGGCACAGGTCATCGAGTCTTCCACCCTTGGCACTAAAAATCGAAGATGACCTAACTGGTATTCATCGACCTGTAATGTTTGCCACTTTCAATTCATTACGATATTTGCTTTTTAACGAAAAAAGTtggtttcatatttttaaagccaAGTACGATGTATCTGCAATGAAAGACGACAGCAATTCAATAGCTGATTCTCTTGCCACCATTATTCTTGGTGAAAGTGTTAAGATACAGTTTATATGGTCTGAAGGTAAACTTGAGTTAAAGTTACACGATAATTCAGACATTAGTCAAATGGGATCTTTTTCAAAACTGCCCAATCTCACTCGCTTGGTAGTCCAAAATAAGACGTATTGTTCAGAAAATCCCGAATCACTTGCCGAATTCCTGCGATCAATGGCTCCAAACGGGTCATTTGCTTTAAAGtcatgtaaaataaattatggacAATTACATCAAGCTGAGATTGAAGAGCTTACGAAAATAAAGTCACTTCGATTCCTGGCATGCCACTTACACGACGTGCCTGATATAAACTTCAGTCAGATGACTAACTTGCAACATATGAAACTCAATTTCCGCAAAAATTATAATGACATTACTTCAAATGTAATCCATAATCTGCTAAGCAAGTGCCAGGTGCAAGCAACCATATTTAGCAAAGCTGTTACAATTACTCTACGAAGGAATGAAAAACGTCTAGAGATCCATCTGTTTAATTGTAATAACATCGATTTTGCAAGGGGAATAGCAAAGCTTAAGGGTATTAACACCCTCGTGATTTCAGGGAAACAGGAATTGGATTATCTAAATATGATCTTCGATGCTTTCGCAGCCAATTTAAGTACGATCGAAGAATTGGATTTATCCGATCTGCAACCATACTTGTCCGATTTAGAAAGCGTACGTTtcgaagatatttccaaagtGACCGAAATTCAAACCATTAGGTCACTTCGATGCTGCTTATCAGATGTGACTGGTGTTCAGAAATTGGCAGATCTAAATAAATTAGAGAACTTGGAAATATACCATTCTGGAGATGGCAATCTTACAGAACTTTTCACAAAACTTGCTgagaaaaatacaattaaatgtataagtaCTGGAAAACTCACCCACGAAGAGGTTTTAAAGATAACCCAAATGAGGTCGATAAAAACTTTGGTGTGTCGTTTATCAGTCGAGGACGATCTTAAATTCTTTGCGGAGCTAGCAAACTCAAGTGTCGAAGAATTAATTGTTTTGGAACATAATTACTCTGTGCGGGATACACCCTCTCTGTTTTCTACGATAAGGGAAAAGCAACTTCGCCTCTTTGATATATGGAACAAAAAgcttaatttttttgaaacgGTTGACGTTACTAAAATAACAGGACTGAAAAGATTATGTGCTGGTTTTGTTGATTTGGAGTGTGCGCAAATATTAGATAGACTACCTCACCTAGAGGACCTAACCATAGGCTTTATTGACATGCCAGCCACAAATAATTTGGAAAATCCGTTAAGGGTTCTATCACTCAAGTTACCAATGACTCTCAAAAAGTTGAAGATATGCAACTGGATTGGCGGCAGCGAATGTGAATGTTTGACTCAATTCGAAACATTGGAATCTTTAACATGTTCATTGCGTATTGAGACAGGCATAGATCATTTGGCCAATATACAAAACCTTAAAGAATTACTTATCCACCGTGTCAACGATTCGCTTATTAATCTTTTCCGTGCCTTTGCCCAAAAAAGTGATTCCACGTTGGAGAAACTTCAAACTCCAGTCACATGTTCTGATGACATGCGTGAAATATCAAAGATTAAATCCCTAAGAACGCTGAATATTGATTTGACAAAAATGTGTGATAATTTATCAGACCTCGGTCGATTAAATGAACTAAAATCGTTGAGTATAATTGATAGTTGTGgatgtaaattaaatagcGATAGCTTCTTGCCAATTTTTCGGTCTTGTCAAAAACTAGATCGGGTCGATTTGGAATATTGCTATGGGATGGCTTTAGACTTAGTCAGCAATGTAAACAATGTTCTGAAATCTATTAGAAATCCCGCAAATCAAAAACCGCTACAACTAAGTATTTTTAGTGAATCGATTTACCCGAAAATCCAT GTGGAAGACATTGATGAGTCAATTTTGAACGTCTTTTATTCGTACGAAAAAAACCTCAGAGGTTACGCCATAGAATTCGATTCTGATAAAGATGATTCAGAGGATTCGGATTCTTTTGACTATGAATATAATCCTGATAACAAGGATTCAGACGATTCGGATTCTTTAGACTATGAAAATAATTCTGATATCGATTCTGATAATGATTCTTTTCACTATGAATATAATTCTGATGAGTATTTGGACGAGGGTGGCTATGAATAG
- the LOC122613084 gene encoding uncharacterized protein LOC122613084 isoform X2, with protein sequence MTFSCFCVSIVKCTLFEASCVFSKSLYTYMYVHIFIQKMDGNSMFILNADCILEIMKYVITDCQLNERHVKMGTLAYNDLINFVLAHEFFVKLLAYHHKILYKDLELVLACRTVKLLIDLRVNKQSNNGGFFWRSFLESFSDENPFDLQLSFQGLYVHIKITDISSGRTNQEKLKFDLTLTADALADIFRSNQNVTKLSFESTEVHGGLSDIIPHCANLEELRITLNAGDVASQYKPLVNLPNLKNILVTGLRRSESESLFFSNLRKWHRSSSLPPLALKIEDDLTGIHRPVMFATFNSLRYLLFNEKSWFHIFKAKYDVSAMKDDSNSIADSLATIILGESVKIQFIWSEGKLELKLHDNSDISQMGSFSKLPNLTRLVVQNKTYCSENPESLAEFLRSMAPNGSFALKSCKINYGQLHQAEIEELTKIKSLRFLACHLHDVPDINFSQMTNLQHMKLNFRKNYNDITSNVIHNLLSKCQVQATIFSKAVTITLRRNEKRLEIHLFNCNNIDFARGIAKLKGINTLVISGKQELDYLNMIFDAFAANLSTIEELDLSDLQPYLSDLESVRFEDISKVTEIQTIRSLRCCLSDVTGVQKLADLNKLENLEIYHSGDGNLTELFTKLAEKNTIKCISTGKLTHEEVLKITQMRSIKTLVCRLSVEDDLKFFAELANSSVEELIVLEHNYSVRDTPSLFSTIREKQLRLFDIWNKKLNFFETVDVTKITGLKRLCAGFVDLECAQILDRLPHLEDLTIGFIDMPATNNLENPLRVLSLKLPMTLKKLKICNWIGGSECECLTQFETLESLTCSLRIETGIDHLANIQNLKELLIHRVNDSLINLFRAFAQKSDSTLEKLQTPVTCSDDMREISKIKSLRTLNIDLTKMCDNLSDLGRLNELKSLSIIDSCGCKLNSDSFLPIFRSCQKLDRVDLEYCYGMALDLVSNVNNVLKSIRNPANQKPLQLSIFSESIYPKIHVEDIDESILNVFYSYEKNLRGYAIEFDSDKDDSEDSDSFDYEYNPDNKDSDDSDSLDYENNSDIDSDNDSFHYEYNSDEYLDEGGYE encoded by the exons ATGAcattctcttgtttttgtgtttctatTGTGAAGTGCACATTGTTCGAAGCTTCTTGTGTTTTTTCCAAAAGTTT ATATActtacatgtatgtacatatatttatacaaaaaatggaCGGAAACAGCATGTTTATTCTTAATGCCGACTGTATTttggaaataatgaaatacgTAATTACTGATTGCCAGTTAAATGAGCGCCATGTTAAAATGGGGACTCTTGCCTACAATGACTTAATAAACTTTGTTTTGGCACACGAGTTCTTCGTCAAATTGCTTGCGTATCATCACAAAATCCTTTACAAGGATCTTGAGTTGGTTCTAGCATGCAGGACCGTTAAGCTGCTTATAGATCTTCGAGTGAATAAGCAATCGAACAACGGAGGATTTTTCTGGAGATCCTTTCTTGAATCGTTCAGTGATGAAAATCCGTTCGATCTTCAACTGTCTTTTCAAGGCTtatacgtacatattaaaataacag aCATCTCATCGGGCCGCACCAACCAAGAAAAGTTAAAATTTGACTTAACGCTTACTGCAGACGCATTGGCTGACATTTTCCGCTCCAACCAAAATGTAACCAAGTTGAGCTTTGAAAGCACTGAAGTGCATGGAGGTCTATCTGATATCATACCCCATTGCGCCAATCTCGAGGAACTGAGAATCACGTTGAATGCAGGTGACGTGGCATCCCAATATAAACCGCTAGTAAACTTGCCCAAtctgaaaaacattttagttacTGGCTTACGAAGAAGCGAGTCGGAATCGCTGTTTTTTAGCAATTTAAGAAAGTGGCACAGGTCATCGAGTCTTCCACCCTTGGCACTAAAAATCGAAGATGACCTAACTGGTATTCATCGACCTGTAATGTTTGCCACTTTCAATTCATTACGATATTTGCTTTTTAACGAAAAAAGTtggtttcatatttttaaagccaAGTACGATGTATCTGCAATGAAAGACGACAGCAATTCAATAGCTGATTCTCTTGCCACCATTATTCTTGGTGAAAGTGTTAAGATACAGTTTATATGGTCTGAAGGTAAACTTGAGTTAAAGTTACACGATAATTCAGACATTAGTCAAATGGGATCTTTTTCAAAACTGCCCAATCTCACTCGCTTGGTAGTCCAAAATAAGACGTATTGTTCAGAAAATCCCGAATCACTTGCCGAATTCCTGCGATCAATGGCTCCAAACGGGTCATTTGCTTTAAAGtcatgtaaaataaattatggacAATTACATCAAGCTGAGATTGAAGAGCTTACGAAAATAAAGTCACTTCGATTCCTGGCATGCCACTTACACGACGTGCCTGATATAAACTTCAGTCAGATGACTAACTTGCAACATATGAAACTCAATTTCCGCAAAAATTATAATGACATTACTTCAAATGTAATCCATAATCTGCTAAGCAAGTGCCAGGTGCAAGCAACCATATTTAGCAAAGCTGTTACAATTACTCTACGAAGGAATGAAAAACGTCTAGAGATCCATCTGTTTAATTGTAATAACATCGATTTTGCAAGGGGAATAGCAAAGCTTAAGGGTATTAACACCCTCGTGATTTCAGGGAAACAGGAATTGGATTATCTAAATATGATCTTCGATGCTTTCGCAGCCAATTTAAGTACGATCGAAGAATTGGATTTATCCGATCTGCAACCATACTTGTCCGATTTAGAAAGCGTACGTTtcgaagatatttccaaagtGACCGAAATTCAAACCATTAGGTCACTTCGATGCTGCTTATCAGATGTGACTGGTGTTCAGAAATTGGCAGATCTAAATAAATTAGAGAACTTGGAAATATACCATTCTGGAGATGGCAATCTTACAGAACTTTTCACAAAACTTGCTgagaaaaatacaattaaatgtataagtaCTGGAAAACTCACCCACGAAGAGGTTTTAAAGATAACCCAAATGAGGTCGATAAAAACTTTGGTGTGTCGTTTATCAGTCGAGGACGATCTTAAATTCTTTGCGGAGCTAGCAAACTCAAGTGTCGAAGAATTAATTGTTTTGGAACATAATTACTCTGTGCGGGATACACCCTCTCTGTTTTCTACGATAAGGGAAAAGCAACTTCGCCTCTTTGATATATGGAACAAAAAgcttaatttttttgaaacgGTTGACGTTACTAAAATAACAGGACTGAAAAGATTATGTGCTGGTTTTGTTGATTTGGAGTGTGCGCAAATATTAGATAGACTACCTCACCTAGAGGACCTAACCATAGGCTTTATTGACATGCCAGCCACAAATAATTTGGAAAATCCGTTAAGGGTTCTATCACTCAAGTTACCAATGACTCTCAAAAAGTTGAAGATATGCAACTGGATTGGCGGCAGCGAATGTGAATGTTTGACTCAATTCGAAACATTGGAATCTTTAACATGTTCATTGCGTATTGAGACAGGCATAGATCATTTGGCCAATATACAAAACCTTAAAGAATTACTTATCCACCGTGTCAACGATTCGCTTATTAATCTTTTCCGTGCCTTTGCCCAAAAAAGTGATTCCACGTTGGAGAAACTTCAAACTCCAGTCACATGTTCTGATGACATGCGTGAAATATCAAAGATTAAATCCCTAAGAACGCTGAATATTGATTTGACAAAAATGTGTGATAATTTATCAGACCTCGGTCGATTAAATGAACTAAAATCGTTGAGTATAATTGATAGTTGTGgatgtaaattaaatagcGATAGCTTCTTGCCAATTTTTCGGTCTTGTCAAAAACTAGATCGGGTCGATTTGGAATATTGCTATGGGATGGCTTTAGACTTAGTCAGCAATGTAAACAATGTTCTGAAATCTATTAGAAATCCCGCAAATCAAAAACCGCTACAACTAAGTATTTTTAGTGAATCGATTTACCCGAAAATCCAT GTGGAAGACATTGATGAGTCAATTTTGAACGTCTTTTATTCGTACGAAAAAAACCTCAGAGGTTACGCCATAGAATTCGATTCTGATAAAGATGATTCAGAGGATTCGGATTCTTTTGACTATGAATATAATCCTGATAACAAGGATTCAGACGATTCGGATTCTTTAGACTATGAAAATAATTCTGATATCGATTCTGATAATGATTCTTTTCACTATGAATATAATTCTGATGAGTATTTGGACGAGGGTGGCTATGAATAG
- the LOC122613084 gene encoding uncharacterized protein LOC122613084 isoform X3, protein MYVHIFIQKMDGNSMFILNADCILEIMKYVITDCQLNERHVKMGTLAYNDLINFVLAHEFFVKLLAYHHKILYKDLELVLACRTVKLLIDLRVNKQSNNGGFFWRSFLESFSDENPFDLQLSFQGLYVHIKITDISSGRTNQEKLKFDLTLTADALADIFRSNQNVTKLSFESTEVHGGLSDIIPHCANLEELRITLNAGDVASQYKPLVNLPNLKNILVTGLRRSESESLFFSNLRKWHRSSSLPPLALKIEDDLTGIHRPVMFATFNSLRYLLFNEKSWFHIFKAKYDVSAMKDDSNSIADSLATIILGESVKIQFIWSEGKLELKLHDNSDISQMGSFSKLPNLTRLVVQNKTYCSENPESLAEFLRSMAPNGSFALKSCKINYGQLHQAEIEELTKIKSLRFLACHLHDVPDINFSQMTNLQHMKLNFRKNYNDITSNVIHNLLSKCQVQATIFSKAVTITLRRNEKRLEIHLFNCNNIDFARGIAKLKGINTLVISGKQELDYLNMIFDAFAANLSTIEELDLSDLQPYLSDLESVRFEDISKVTEIQTIRSLRCCLSDVTGVQKLADLNKLENLEIYHSGDGNLTELFTKLAEKNTIKCISTGKLTHEEVLKITQMRSIKTLVCRLSVEDDLKFFAELANSSVEELIVLEHNYSVRDTPSLFSTIREKQLRLFDIWNKKLNFFETVDVTKITGLKRLCAGFVDLECAQILDRLPHLEDLTIGFIDMPATNNLENPLRVLSLKLPMTLKKLKICNWIGGSECECLTQFETLESLTCSLRIETGIDHLANIQNLKELLIHRVNDSLINLFRAFAQKSDSTLEKLQTPVTCSDDMREISKIKSLRTLNIDLTKMCDNLSDLGRLNELKSLSIIDSCGCKLNSDSFLPIFRSCQKLDRVDLEYCYGMALDLVSNVNNVLKSIRNPANQKPLQLSIFSESIYPKIHVEDIDESILNVFYSYEKNLRGYAIEFDSDKDDSEDSDSFDYEYNPDNKDSDDSDSLDYENNSDIDSDNDSFHYEYNSDEYLDEGGYE, encoded by the exons atgtatgtacatatatttatacaaaaaatggaCGGAAACAGCATGTTTATTCTTAATGCCGACTGTATTttggaaataatgaaatacgTAATTACTGATTGCCAGTTAAATGAGCGCCATGTTAAAATGGGGACTCTTGCCTACAATGACTTAATAAACTTTGTTTTGGCACACGAGTTCTTCGTCAAATTGCTTGCGTATCATCACAAAATCCTTTACAAGGATCTTGAGTTGGTTCTAGCATGCAGGACCGTTAAGCTGCTTATAGATCTTCGAGTGAATAAGCAATCGAACAACGGAGGATTTTTCTGGAGATCCTTTCTTGAATCGTTCAGTGATGAAAATCCGTTCGATCTTCAACTGTCTTTTCAAGGCTtatacgtacatattaaaataacag aCATCTCATCGGGCCGCACCAACCAAGAAAAGTTAAAATTTGACTTAACGCTTACTGCAGACGCATTGGCTGACATTTTCCGCTCCAACCAAAATGTAACCAAGTTGAGCTTTGAAAGCACTGAAGTGCATGGAGGTCTATCTGATATCATACCCCATTGCGCCAATCTCGAGGAACTGAGAATCACGTTGAATGCAGGTGACGTGGCATCCCAATATAAACCGCTAGTAAACTTGCCCAAtctgaaaaacattttagttacTGGCTTACGAAGAAGCGAGTCGGAATCGCTGTTTTTTAGCAATTTAAGAAAGTGGCACAGGTCATCGAGTCTTCCACCCTTGGCACTAAAAATCGAAGATGACCTAACTGGTATTCATCGACCTGTAATGTTTGCCACTTTCAATTCATTACGATATTTGCTTTTTAACGAAAAAAGTtggtttcatatttttaaagccaAGTACGATGTATCTGCAATGAAAGACGACAGCAATTCAATAGCTGATTCTCTTGCCACCATTATTCTTGGTGAAAGTGTTAAGATACAGTTTATATGGTCTGAAGGTAAACTTGAGTTAAAGTTACACGATAATTCAGACATTAGTCAAATGGGATCTTTTTCAAAACTGCCCAATCTCACTCGCTTGGTAGTCCAAAATAAGACGTATTGTTCAGAAAATCCCGAATCACTTGCCGAATTCCTGCGATCAATGGCTCCAAACGGGTCATTTGCTTTAAAGtcatgtaaaataaattatggacAATTACATCAAGCTGAGATTGAAGAGCTTACGAAAATAAAGTCACTTCGATTCCTGGCATGCCACTTACACGACGTGCCTGATATAAACTTCAGTCAGATGACTAACTTGCAACATATGAAACTCAATTTCCGCAAAAATTATAATGACATTACTTCAAATGTAATCCATAATCTGCTAAGCAAGTGCCAGGTGCAAGCAACCATATTTAGCAAAGCTGTTACAATTACTCTACGAAGGAATGAAAAACGTCTAGAGATCCATCTGTTTAATTGTAATAACATCGATTTTGCAAGGGGAATAGCAAAGCTTAAGGGTATTAACACCCTCGTGATTTCAGGGAAACAGGAATTGGATTATCTAAATATGATCTTCGATGCTTTCGCAGCCAATTTAAGTACGATCGAAGAATTGGATTTATCCGATCTGCAACCATACTTGTCCGATTTAGAAAGCGTACGTTtcgaagatatttccaaagtGACCGAAATTCAAACCATTAGGTCACTTCGATGCTGCTTATCAGATGTGACTGGTGTTCAGAAATTGGCAGATCTAAATAAATTAGAGAACTTGGAAATATACCATTCTGGAGATGGCAATCTTACAGAACTTTTCACAAAACTTGCTgagaaaaatacaattaaatgtataagtaCTGGAAAACTCACCCACGAAGAGGTTTTAAAGATAACCCAAATGAGGTCGATAAAAACTTTGGTGTGTCGTTTATCAGTCGAGGACGATCTTAAATTCTTTGCGGAGCTAGCAAACTCAAGTGTCGAAGAATTAATTGTTTTGGAACATAATTACTCTGTGCGGGATACACCCTCTCTGTTTTCTACGATAAGGGAAAAGCAACTTCGCCTCTTTGATATATGGAACAAAAAgcttaatttttttgaaacgGTTGACGTTACTAAAATAACAGGACTGAAAAGATTATGTGCTGGTTTTGTTGATTTGGAGTGTGCGCAAATATTAGATAGACTACCTCACCTAGAGGACCTAACCATAGGCTTTATTGACATGCCAGCCACAAATAATTTGGAAAATCCGTTAAGGGTTCTATCACTCAAGTTACCAATGACTCTCAAAAAGTTGAAGATATGCAACTGGATTGGCGGCAGCGAATGTGAATGTTTGACTCAATTCGAAACATTGGAATCTTTAACATGTTCATTGCGTATTGAGACAGGCATAGATCATTTGGCCAATATACAAAACCTTAAAGAATTACTTATCCACCGTGTCAACGATTCGCTTATTAATCTTTTCCGTGCCTTTGCCCAAAAAAGTGATTCCACGTTGGAGAAACTTCAAACTCCAGTCACATGTTCTGATGACATGCGTGAAATATCAAAGATTAAATCCCTAAGAACGCTGAATATTGATTTGACAAAAATGTGTGATAATTTATCAGACCTCGGTCGATTAAATGAACTAAAATCGTTGAGTATAATTGATAGTTGTGgatgtaaattaaatagcGATAGCTTCTTGCCAATTTTTCGGTCTTGTCAAAAACTAGATCGGGTCGATTTGGAATATTGCTATGGGATGGCTTTAGACTTAGTCAGCAATGTAAACAATGTTCTGAAATCTATTAGAAATCCCGCAAATCAAAAACCGCTACAACTAAGTATTTTTAGTGAATCGATTTACCCGAAAATCCAT GTGGAAGACATTGATGAGTCAATTTTGAACGTCTTTTATTCGTACGAAAAAAACCTCAGAGGTTACGCCATAGAATTCGATTCTGATAAAGATGATTCAGAGGATTCGGATTCTTTTGACTATGAATATAATCCTGATAACAAGGATTCAGACGATTCGGATTCTTTAGACTATGAAAATAATTCTGATATCGATTCTGATAATGATTCTTTTCACTATGAATATAATTCTGATGAGTATTTGGACGAGGGTGGCTATGAATAG